One genomic region from Flammeovirga agarivorans encodes:
- a CDS encoding ion channel: MPDKSSKIQDPGVGASYQHKTKRIINPDGSFNVKRVGTLNIINDAYHWLITIPWAPFIAVVTSVILATNFVYALVYLIIGVEHISGVQPSGYLMDDFISALFFSVQTFTTVGYGAMAPIGNLTSLIASLEAFNGLLLSAFSTGILYGRFSRPISKIKFSQTALLTPYKNTKYDSIQFRVVNKRANTLLNIRASVYLSINAKSQQPGEFRLKRDFYDLSLERSSIMFLPLTWTIVHIIDENSPLYGINLKELVDRQTEMLITLNGFDETFGQDTYTYFSYFASEFEENKKFIRNFTVDNNGDIILNVDDVHMTEDL; the protein is encoded by the coding sequence ATGCCTGATAAAAGTTCAAAAATTCAAGACCCTGGAGTTGGGGCTAGCTATCAGCATAAAACAAAAAGGATAATTAATCCAGATGGTTCTTTTAATGTAAAGAGAGTTGGTACATTAAATATTATCAACGATGCCTACCATTGGTTAATTACTATTCCTTGGGCTCCTTTTATTGCGGTAGTTACGAGTGTAATTTTAGCAACGAATTTCGTTTATGCATTGGTATATCTCATAATAGGTGTAGAACACATCAGTGGCGTTCAACCAAGTGGCTACCTTATGGATGATTTTATAAGTGCATTGTTTTTTAGTGTCCAAACTTTCACTACTGTTGGGTATGGAGCTATGGCTCCTATTGGAAACCTCACAAGTTTAATAGCCAGTTTAGAAGCTTTTAATGGGCTATTACTTTCTGCGTTTTCTACCGGTATTCTTTATGGTCGTTTTTCAAGACCAATATCTAAAATTAAGTTTTCGCAAACGGCCTTACTTACACCATACAAGAATACAAAGTACGATTCCATCCAATTCAGAGTTGTAAATAAAAGGGCTAATACCTTACTAAATATTCGAGCTTCAGTGTATTTATCAATTAATGCTAAATCACAACAACCAGGAGAATTTCGATTAAAAAGAGATTTTTATGATTTATCCTTAGAGCGTAGTAGCATTATGTTTTTACCACTTACTTGGACTATTGTTCATATCATTGATGAAAACAGTCCTTTGTATGGTATTAATTTAAAAGAGTTAGTGGATAGACAAACTGAAATGTTGATTACACTGAATGGTTTTGATGAAACTTTTGGTCAGGATACATATACTTACTTCTCCTATTTTGCATCAGAATTTGAAGAAAATAAGAAGTTTATCAGAAACTTTACTGTAGATAATAATGGTGATATTATTCTTAATGTTGATGATGTACATATGACAGAAGATTTATAA
- the uvrC gene encoding excinuclease ABC subunit UvrC translates to MEDYKEELMKVVKNLPMQPGVYKYFNDEGKIIYIGKAKKLRNRVSSYFLKQATMNRKTKRLVTEIRKIEFIVVDTEYDALLLENNLIKKNQPKYNILLKDDKTYPYICVTKERFPRVFYTRNTEDKRHKYFGPYPSLRTMNALLDLFKQLYKIRNCTYNLSEDNVAAGKYSVCLEYHINNCLGPCEGKQKEEDYQQDINQILQILKGNLSVPKEFFTQKMEEAVSALAFEEAQQWKQKLDLLTNYQSKSLVVSPTFRECEVYAIVTDDKFAYVNFIKIMNGGIMHSESNQLTKRMDESDSELLLYAIMDFRERYSTNSRKIYTNIDLSDVIDEDERMEFSIPKIGDGKKLIQLSFKNAMYYKRERETSRGEINDKKSSYQTLLQLKNDLQLKEVPVHIECFDNSNIQGSNPVSACVVFRDGRPAKKDYRHFHVKTVEGPNDFASMEEAVYRRYRRLLDEKQKLPQLVIIDGGKGQLSSAVEALERLGLYGKLPVIGIAKKLEEIFFPEDPIPLHLSKKSRSLQLVQRLRDEAHRFGITFHRNLRSKGSIHTKLEDIPGVGPNTIKKLLTHYKTLSNIKAASVDEVADLIGQSKAQKVKDGLA, encoded by the coding sequence ATGGAAGATTATAAAGAAGAATTAATGAAGGTGGTAAAAAACCTTCCAATGCAACCTGGAGTATATAAGTATTTTAATGATGAAGGAAAAATCATCTATATAGGCAAAGCCAAAAAACTTAGAAACAGGGTGTCTTCTTATTTTCTGAAGCAGGCCACAATGAATCGTAAGACGAAACGCTTAGTGACTGAGATTCGAAAAATTGAATTCATTGTAGTGGATACTGAATATGATGCTTTATTACTTGAAAATAACTTAATAAAAAAGAATCAACCCAAATACAATATTCTTCTAAAGGATGATAAAACATATCCCTATATCTGTGTAACGAAAGAGCGATTTCCAAGAGTATTTTATACCAGAAATACAGAAGATAAAAGACATAAATATTTTGGTCCTTATCCTAGTTTAAGGACAATGAATGCTCTTTTGGATCTTTTTAAACAGTTATATAAAATCAGAAACTGTACATATAATTTATCAGAAGATAATGTTGCTGCAGGAAAATACTCTGTCTGTTTAGAATACCATATCAATAATTGTTTAGGTCCTTGTGAAGGAAAACAAAAGGAGGAAGATTACCAACAAGATATTAATCAGATATTACAGATCCTGAAAGGTAATTTAAGTGTTCCCAAAGAGTTCTTTACACAGAAAATGGAAGAGGCTGTTAGTGCTTTAGCTTTTGAAGAGGCACAACAATGGAAGCAGAAGTTAGATCTTCTTACCAATTATCAGTCTAAATCATTGGTTGTTTCTCCTACATTCAGAGAGTGTGAAGTATATGCGATAGTTACTGATGATAAGTTTGCCTACGTTAACTTTATAAAAATAATGAACGGAGGAATTATGCATTCAGAATCCAATCAACTGACAAAAAGAATGGACGAATCTGATAGTGAACTTCTCCTTTACGCAATCATGGATTTTAGAGAACGATACTCTACAAATTCAAGAAAAATATATACGAATATCGACCTTAGTGATGTTATTGATGAAGATGAACGTATGGAATTCTCAATACCTAAAATTGGTGATGGGAAAAAATTAATACAATTGTCTTTTAAAAATGCAATGTATTATAAAAGGGAAAGAGAAACATCAAGAGGAGAAATAAATGATAAGAAAAGTAGCTATCAGACATTACTTCAACTAAAAAATGACCTTCAATTAAAAGAGGTTCCTGTTCATATTGAGTGTTTTGATAACTCAAACATACAAGGTTCAAACCCAGTTTCTGCATGTGTTGTTTTCAGAGATGGTAGACCAGCGAAAAAAGATTACAGACATTTTCATGTGAAAACTGTAGAAGGCCCTAATGACTTTGCATCTATGGAAGAGGCTGTATATAGAAGATATAGAAGGTTACTCGATGAAAAACAAAAATTGCCACAATTGGTAATTATCGATGGGGGTAAAGGGCAACTGAGTTCAGCTGTAGAGGCATTAGAAAGGTTAGGCTTGTATGGAAAGCTTCCGGTGATTGGTATCGCAAAAAAATTAGAAGAGATTTTCTTTCCAGAAGATCCAATACCACTACATCTTAGTAAGAAATCGAGGTCTTTACAATTGGTACAAAGATTAAGGGATGAAGCTCATAGATTTGGTATCACTTTTCATAGAAATCTAAGAAGCAAAGGAAGTATTCATACGAAGCTTGAAGATATCCCAGGAGTTGGTCCAAATACAATAAAAAAATTACTCACTCACTATAAAACCTTATCAAATATAAAGGCTGCATCTGTAGATGAAGTGGCAGATCTGATAGGACAAAGTAAAGCTCAAAAAGTGAAAGACGGTTTAGCATAA
- a CDS encoding transglycosylase domain-containing protein, whose product MILPFIKRLSITILGVHILFIIYVAFSSFYLKWANPTMSLYMCARANFDINQVSIPKFIPKDAVPNDIQTAIIGVEDPTFQQHNGYAQTDHPLTDATISQKVARNMFLMPHQNNLGKYLETIGAVGMECILDKDRIFELYLNYVEWGDNIYGIGEAADFYYKKDLRYLSRTQKLKLASVLSNPVEIEPSTYNTDKIIEARFNLLNRFMQ is encoded by the coding sequence ATGATTTTACCATTTATAAAACGATTATCTATTACGATTTTAGGGGTTCACATCCTCTTTATTATTTATGTAGCTTTTAGTTCATTTTATTTAAAATGGGCCAATCCTACTATGTCTTTATATATGTGTGCCAGAGCAAATTTTGATATAAATCAGGTAAGTATACCAAAGTTTATTCCCAAAGATGCTGTTCCTAATGATATTCAAACTGCGATCATTGGGGTAGAAGATCCTACTTTCCAACAACATAATGGTTATGCTCAGACAGACCATCCACTAACGGATGCTACTATATCTCAAAAAGTAGCAAGAAATATGTTCTTAATGCCTCATCAGAATAACTTGGGAAAATACCTAGAGACTATTGGTGCTGTAGGTATGGAATGTATTCTTGATAAAGATCGAATCTTCGAGTTGTATTTAAACTATGTAGAATGGGGCGATAATATTTATGGTATCGGAGAAGCTGCAGACTTTTATTATAAAAAAGATCTTAGATATTTATCTAGAACACAAAAATTAAAACTTGCATCAGTATTATCGAATCCTGTTGAAATAGAACCATCTACCTATAACACTGACAAGATAATAGAGGCTAGATTTAACTTGCTGAATAGATTTATGCAATAG
- a CDS encoding DUF2911 domain-containing protein, which translates to MRKYIALLLFIFPFSLHAQDIKHKPRKSETGMATHKMEDGTYVKVTYGRPKMKSDFDKKFGVSVPWRKIWRFGDDDATEITITKDVMFGGELLEEGTYSLYAIPDTAEWTLIVNKAQGSWGTYKYNKNEDVFRLKLPALNSFRIFQKFSIFLQDDPEGCNLVAIWERISIVVPIRKPEDSEE; encoded by the coding sequence ATGAGAAAATATATAGCCCTATTACTTTTTATTTTTCCTTTCAGTTTACACGCTCAAGATATCAAACATAAGCCTAGAAAAAGTGAGACTGGAATGGCAACTCATAAAATGGAAGACGGTACTTACGTAAAAGTTACATACGGAAGACCAAAGATGAAGTCTGATTTCGATAAGAAATTTGGTGTTTCCGTACCTTGGAGAAAAATCTGGAGATTTGGTGATGATGATGCAACAGAAATCACAATAACTAAAGATGTGATGTTTGGGGGAGAGTTATTAGAAGAAGGTACTTATTCGCTTTATGCGATTCCAGATACAGCAGAATGGACCTTAATAGTCAACAAAGCACAAGGGTCTTGGGGTACCTACAAGTACAATAAAAATGAGGATGTATTTAGACTTAAATTACCTGCATTAAACTCGTTCAGGATTTTCCAAAAATTCTCTATTTTCCTACAAGATGATCCAGAAGGGTGTAATTTAGTAGCCATATGGGAAAGAATTTCTATTGTCGTACCTATTAGAAAACCAGAAGATTCTGAGGAATAA